Proteins encoded by one window of Anguilla rostrata isolate EN2019 chromosome 9, ASM1855537v3, whole genome shotgun sequence:
- the LOC135262778 gene encoding A-kinase anchor protein 1, mitochondrial-like isoform X3 has product MLRFRCFLPLMAPVLAVIGWWWYASRKKKEMAAPVVEEAEEEEEEEGMAVREVLNGMVESRKAGLKVGRGNTAGRAEENHILAATAAMPVQSLAGETLGREDTPSRARHSGLTADPDADGSDSPGQGTAGGKRAAPRLPDAGDDEAGEAEAGSSTLQPVCDDRQVADASECGTGEELPAGRGAVAEEDGTLAPPPHSPGTAIGFVPAELPEAPRPDLETAREVEVEAEGLAVPFPERLGVLPVPKDRTFRSATPDTLCPDEVVPSRHVPAALAPPSNVEAEGPPPQQGGRGMPSQTGLVLDPRQEESGGPAPGLNRELISVATREPAVSLCDVSEEGNARPPQPSDSSPPSGEPRRSVVDQGEQDGSQGSMEVLCHLDEERVDDVTEQTSNEPRPLAQDGSLSTTPELARDEEVLNACVAPPAQEGAEEDSSSSRAEPGQDDVSPEDSPPSPGEPHADDVAGTEDSGCSAGQSEDPWVSPCESSGEVMDRKPSDRSGSCIPATQTETPRSAPDQAEQGGDLTSNGMQLLLQEGPVSAGPIEAPGDEASQNGRPSTPVPEKEVVEVAVSDSRTTGLQKGLGPEATPPSQGKSPIGDVTGTEDSGSGTCQSGDGASSPDDVPFTVPEGKQNPAAILAVSQGSVGQGRGPERKSAPSLEEGHQEGAPCRGEMVTDTDLQNGSHMVSETEGDRSGEISSEALQEDPAARKCESVDDRNPSNQSSSCILSTQTTQTPCSEPDLQTPEQEDAQISGGVLHPSQEGPFSVIPPEASGNGLSQISPVQEEPDDDAGSSTQNVRKSPSPETAPSRLDEPQTSEDVAGAEDSGCSTCQSEDGGSSQDHVPSSVPSRAEQEEEEDLVPASATSHSLEEQSKGQERRSEPSSVPSRAEQEEEDDLVPASATSHGLEEQSKGPEGRSEPSSGEDHPAPLPRGERLGHPHLQNGSVQATEMEADLSGGAGCAVIGRVSQGCAAGPREDQGRGGRPACPPTPDLTVWEVEVPKLLVGRLIGKRGRYVSFLKQRSGAKIHFSPRLYSQEFQICHIEGTKQQVHKALGLIRNKFEELDLTNIYTPPAPPKLPSLPITSWLLLPEEVPVEVAVVKIVSAGHMFVQQPKHPSYPALSALDQDMRLCYSQPAPGLPSPTEVGVVCAAPGPDGAWWRAQVISFHRESGEAEIRYVDYGGYHRAKMDTLHQIRSDFTKLPFQGAEVVLSNVKPLPGGDGFSAEASAALEEMTKGAPLLAQVTGHSRAGVPFVQMWRAVQEELVSVNRTLVDRGLAAWLESS; this is encoded by the exons ATGTTGAGGTTCCGGTGTTTTCTCCCGCTCATGGCGCCGGtgctggctgtgattggctggtggtGGTACGCCTCTCGCAAGAAAAAGGAAATGGCCGCCCCGGTggtggaggaggcagaggaggaggaggaggaggagggcatgGCTGTACGCGAGGTCCTGAACGGCATGGTGGAGAGCAGGAAGGCCGGACTGAAGGTGGGGCGGGGGAACACTGCGGGGCGAGCAGAGGAGAACCACATTCTGGCGGCCACAGCTGCGATGCCCGTCCAGTCGCTGGCGGGAGAGACgctggggagggaggacacGCCCTCTCGCGCCCGCCACAGCGGCCTCACCGCGGATCCAGACGCCGACGGCTCGGACTCCCCGGGGCAGGGGACGGCGGGGGGCAAACGGGCTGCCCCACGCCTGCCGGACGCTGGCGATGACGAGGCGGGGGAAGCGGAGGCGGGATCGAGCACGCTCCAGCCCGTCTGTGACGACCGGCAGGTGGCCGACGCCTCCGAATGCGGGACCGGAGAAGAGCTTCCTGCTGGACGGGGCGCGGTCGCTGAGGAGGACGGGACTTTGGCTCCGCCTCCTCACTCACCCGGCACGGCAATCGGCTTCGTGCCTGCTGAACTCCCAGAAGCACCCAGGCCCGACCTGGAAACGGCcagagaggtggaggtggaggccgAGGGCCTCGCTGTGCCTTTCCCCGAGCGCCTCGGAGTCCTGCCTGTCCCGAAAGACCGAACCTTCAGAAGCGCCACGCCCGACACCCTGTGCCCTGATGAAGTCGTGCCTTCCCGTCACGTCCCAGCCGCCCTAGCCCCTCCCTCCAACGTGGAGGCAGAGGGCCCACCGCCCCAGCAGGGTGGCCGTGGGATGCCTTCGCAGACGGGTCTGGTCTTGGACCCACGCCAAGAGGAGAGCGGTGGGCCGGCCCCCGGTCTGAACAGGGAGCTCATCTCCGTGGCAACACGGGAACCGGCTGTCAGCCTGTGCGATGTCAGCGAAGAGGGTAATGCGCGGCCGCCGCAGCCAAGCGACAGCTCTCCCCCGTCCGGCGAGCCACGGCGTTCTGTCGTAGACCAGGGAGAACAGGACGGCAGCCAGGGGTCCATGGAGGTGCTCTGCCATTTGGACGAGGAACGGGTGGATGACGTAACCGAGCAGACTTCGAATGAGCCACGGCCTCTGGCGCAGGACGGCTCTTTGTCGACCACGCCGGAGCTGGCGAGGGATGAGGAGGTGCTTAATGCCTGCGTGGCTCCTCCTGcccaggagggggcggaggaggacagcagcagcagcagggcggagCCCGGGCAGGATGACGTCAGCCCAGAAGACTCGCCCCCCAGTCCGGGTGAACCCCACGCGGATGATGTCGCAGGAACAGAGGATTCTGGGTGCAGCGCGGGCCAGTCGGAAGACCCATGGGTCTCCCCGTGTGAAAGCTCAGGGGAAGTGATGGACAGGAAGCCGTCGGATCGGAGTGGCAGCTGTATCCCCGCTACGCAAACAGAGACGCCGCGCTCAGCGCCGGACCAGGCCGAGCAGGGAGGTGACCTCACGTCCAACGGGATGCAGCTCCTTCTGCAGGAGGGTCCCGTTTCAGCGGGGCCCATAGAGGCCCCAGGGGACGAGGCGTCCCAGAACGGCCGCCCCAGCACTCCCGTCCCGGagaaggaggtggtggaggtTGCCGTTAGCGACAGCAGAACAACAGGTCTGCAAAAAGGCCTCGGTCCCGAAGCCACGCCCCCGAGTCAGGGCAAATCCCCGATAGGTGATGTCACGGGaacagaggattctgggagcgGTACGTGCCAGTCGGGGGACGGGGCCAGCAGCCCGGATGACGTCCCCTTCACAGTGCCTGAGGGGAAGCAGAACccagcggccattttggctgTGTCGCAAGGCTCAGTCGGACAGGGCCGCGGTCCGGAGAGGAAGTCCGCACCCTCGTTGGAGGAGGGTCACCAGGagggcgccccctgcaggggtGAGATGGTCACAGACACGGACCTCCAGAACGGAAGTCACATGGTATCCGAGACGGAGGGAGACCGCTCTGGAG AGATCTCCTCAGAGGCCCTGCAGGAGGACCCAGCGGCCAGGAAGTGTGAGAGCGTGGATGACAGGAACccgtccaatcagagcagcAGCTGTATCCTCAGCACACAAACTACGCAGACTCCCTGCTCAGAACCAGACCTCCAGACTCCAGAACAGGAAGATGCCCAGATATCCGGCGGCGTCCTGCATCCTTCACAGGAGGGCCCCTTTTCAGTGATACCCCCAGAGGCTTCTGGGAATGGTTTGTCGCAGATCAGTCCTGTCCAGGAGGAACCGGATGACGATGCAGGCAGCTCAACCCAGAATGTGCGAAAAAGCCCCAGTCCAGAAACCGCCCCCTCCAGGCTCGATGAACCCCAGACGTCGGAGGACGTCGCAGgagcagaggattctgggtgCAGCACGTGCCAGTCGGAGGATGGAGGGAGCAGCCAGGACCACGTCCCCTCCTCAGTGCCGTCACGtgcagagcaggaggaggaggaggacctaGTGCCTGCTTCAGCGACCTCACATAGCTTAGAGGAGCAGAGCAAGGGCCAGGAGAGAAGGTCTGAACCTTCCTCAGTGCCATCACGtgcagagcaggaggaggaggacgacctAGTGCCTGCTTCAGCGACCTCACATGGCTTAGAGGAGCAGAGCAAGGGCCCAGAGGGGAGGTCTGAACCCTCCTCAGGGGAGGACCACCCGGCTCCCCTCCCCAGGGGCGAGAGGCTCGGCCACCCGCACCTCCAGAACGGAAGCGTCCAGGCGACGGAGATGGAGGCAGATCTCTCTGGAGGTGCAG gctgtgctgtgattggccgggtGAGCCAGGGCTGCGCGGCAGGGCCCAGAGAGGACCAGGGCCGCGGTGGCCGGCCCGCGTGCCCGCCCACCCCCGATCTCACCGTCTGGGAGGTGGAGGTGCCAAAG CTGCTTGTGGGGAGGCTGATAGGGAAGCGGGGGCGCTACGTGAGCTTCCTGAAGCAGAGGTCCGGAGCGAAGATCCACTTTTCTCCCCGGCTGTACTCTCAGGAGTTTCAGATCTGTCACATCGAAG GGACAAAGCAGCAAGTGCACAAAGCATTGGGGCTGATTAGGAACAAGTTTGAGGAACTGGATCTGACTAATATCTACACCCCTCCTGCACCACCCAAGCTTCCCTCCTTGCCCATAACGTCCTGG CTGCTGCTTCCTGAGGAGGTGCCGGTGGAGGTTGCCGTGGTGAAGATCGTGTCGGCGGGTCACATGTTCGTGCAGCAGCCCAAGCACCCCTCTTACCCAGCACTGAGCGCGCTCGACCAGGACATGCGCCTGTGCTACTCCCAGCCAGCGCCCGGCCTGCCCTCCCCCACCGAGG TGGGCGTGGTCTGTGCTGCTCCTGGGCCGGATGGGGCGTGGTGGCGGGCGCAGGTCATCTCCTTCCACAGGGAGAGCGGCGAGGCCGAGATCCGCTACGTGGACTACGGCGGCTACCATAGAGCCAAGATGGACACCCTGCACCAGATAAG ATCAGACTTCACAAAACTGCCGTTCCAAGGAGCCGAGGTGGTATTGAGCAACGTGAAGCCCTTACCAG GAGGGGACGGCTTTTCGGCAGAGGCGAGCGCCGCGCTGGAGGAGATGACGAAAGGGGCCCCTCTGCTGGCGCAG GTGACCGGCCACAGCCGCGCCGGCGTCCCCTTCGTGCAGATGTGGAGGGCGGTCCAGGAGGAG CTGGTGTCGGTGAACCGTACTCTGGTAGACCGCGGACTCGCCGCCTGGCTGGAGAGCTCCTGA
- the LOC135262778 gene encoding A-kinase anchor protein 1, mitochondrial-like isoform X2, with amino-acid sequence MLRGAVVKAQVEAMLRFRCFLPLMAPVLAVIGWWWYASRKKKEMAAPVVEEAEEEEEEEGMAVREVLNGMVESRKAGLKVGRGNTAGRAEENHILAATAAMPVQSLAGETLGREDTPSRARHSGLTADPDADGSDSPGQGTAGGKRAAPRLPDAGDDEAGEAEAGSSTLQPVCDDRQVADASECGTGEELPAGRGAVAEEDGTLAPPPHSPGTAIGFVPAELPEAPRPDLETAREVEVEAEGLAVPFPERLGVLPVPKDRTFRSATPDTLCPDEVVPSRHVPAALAPPSNVEAEGPPPQQGGRGMPSQTGLVLDPRQEESGGPAPGLNRELISVATREPAVSLCDVSEEGNARPPQPSDSSPPSGEPRRSVVDQGEQDGSQGSMEVLCHLDEERVDDVTEQTSNEPRPLAQDGSLSTTPELARDEEVLNACVAPPAQEGAEEDSSSSRAEPGQDDVSPEDSPPSPGEPHADDVAGTEDSGCSAGQSEDPWVSPCESSGEVMDRKPSDRSGSCIPATQTETPRSAPDQAEQGGDLTSNGMQLLLQEGPVSAGPIEAPGDEASQNGRPSTPVPEKEVVEVAVSDSRTTGLQKGLGPEATPPSQGKSPIGDVTGTEDSGSGTCQSGDGASSPDDVPFTVPEGKQNPAAILAVSQGSVGQGRGPERKSAPSLEEGHQEGAPCRGEMVTDTDLQNGSHMVSETEGDRSGEISSEALQEDPAARKCESVDDRNPSNQSSSCILSTQTTQTPCSEPDLQTPEQEDAQISGGVLHPSQEGPFSVIPPEASGNGLSQISPVQEEPDDDAGSSTQNVRKSPSPETAPSRLDEPQTSEDVAGAEDSGCSTCQSEDGGSSQDHVPSSVPSRAEQEEEEDLVPASATSHSLEEQSKGQERRSEPSSVPSRAEQEEEDDLVPASATSHGLEEQSKGPEGRSEPSSGEDHPAPLPRGERLGHPHLQNGSVQATEMEADLSGGAGCAVIGRVSQGCAAGPREDQGRGGRPACPPTPDLTVWEVEVPKLLVGRLIGKRGRYVSFLKQRSGAKIHFSPRLYSQEFQICHIEGTKQQVHKALGLIRNKFEELDLTNIYTPPAPPKLPSLPITSWLLLPEEVPVEVAVVKIVSAGHMFVQQPKHPSYPALSALDQDMRLCYSQPAPGLPSPTEVGVVCAAPGPDGAWWRAQVISFHRESGEAEIRYVDYGGYHRAKMDTLHQIRSDFTKLPFQGAEVVLSNVKPLPGGDGFSAEASAALEEMTKGAPLLAQVTGHSRAGVPFVQMWRAVQEELVSVNRTLVDRGLAAWLESS; translated from the exons ATGTTACGAG GTGCGGTGGTGAAGGCCCAGGTGGAAGCCATGTTGAGGTTCCGGTGTTTTCTCCCGCTCATGGCGCCGGtgctggctgtgattggctggtggtGGTACGCCTCTCGCAAGAAAAAGGAAATGGCCGCCCCGGTggtggaggaggcagaggaggaggaggaggaggagggcatgGCTGTACGCGAGGTCCTGAACGGCATGGTGGAGAGCAGGAAGGCCGGACTGAAGGTGGGGCGGGGGAACACTGCGGGGCGAGCAGAGGAGAACCACATTCTGGCGGCCACAGCTGCGATGCCCGTCCAGTCGCTGGCGGGAGAGACgctggggagggaggacacGCCCTCTCGCGCCCGCCACAGCGGCCTCACCGCGGATCCAGACGCCGACGGCTCGGACTCCCCGGGGCAGGGGACGGCGGGGGGCAAACGGGCTGCCCCACGCCTGCCGGACGCTGGCGATGACGAGGCGGGGGAAGCGGAGGCGGGATCGAGCACGCTCCAGCCCGTCTGTGACGACCGGCAGGTGGCCGACGCCTCCGAATGCGGGACCGGAGAAGAGCTTCCTGCTGGACGGGGCGCGGTCGCTGAGGAGGACGGGACTTTGGCTCCGCCTCCTCACTCACCCGGCACGGCAATCGGCTTCGTGCCTGCTGAACTCCCAGAAGCACCCAGGCCCGACCTGGAAACGGCcagagaggtggaggtggaggccgAGGGCCTCGCTGTGCCTTTCCCCGAGCGCCTCGGAGTCCTGCCTGTCCCGAAAGACCGAACCTTCAGAAGCGCCACGCCCGACACCCTGTGCCCTGATGAAGTCGTGCCTTCCCGTCACGTCCCAGCCGCCCTAGCCCCTCCCTCCAACGTGGAGGCAGAGGGCCCACCGCCCCAGCAGGGTGGCCGTGGGATGCCTTCGCAGACGGGTCTGGTCTTGGACCCACGCCAAGAGGAGAGCGGTGGGCCGGCCCCCGGTCTGAACAGGGAGCTCATCTCCGTGGCAACACGGGAACCGGCTGTCAGCCTGTGCGATGTCAGCGAAGAGGGTAATGCGCGGCCGCCGCAGCCAAGCGACAGCTCTCCCCCGTCCGGCGAGCCACGGCGTTCTGTCGTAGACCAGGGAGAACAGGACGGCAGCCAGGGGTCCATGGAGGTGCTCTGCCATTTGGACGAGGAACGGGTGGATGACGTAACCGAGCAGACTTCGAATGAGCCACGGCCTCTGGCGCAGGACGGCTCTTTGTCGACCACGCCGGAGCTGGCGAGGGATGAGGAGGTGCTTAATGCCTGCGTGGCTCCTCCTGcccaggagggggcggaggaggacagcagcagcagcagggcggagCCCGGGCAGGATGACGTCAGCCCAGAAGACTCGCCCCCCAGTCCGGGTGAACCCCACGCGGATGATGTCGCAGGAACAGAGGATTCTGGGTGCAGCGCGGGCCAGTCGGAAGACCCATGGGTCTCCCCGTGTGAAAGCTCAGGGGAAGTGATGGACAGGAAGCCGTCGGATCGGAGTGGCAGCTGTATCCCCGCTACGCAAACAGAGACGCCGCGCTCAGCGCCGGACCAGGCCGAGCAGGGAGGTGACCTCACGTCCAACGGGATGCAGCTCCTTCTGCAGGAGGGTCCCGTTTCAGCGGGGCCCATAGAGGCCCCAGGGGACGAGGCGTCCCAGAACGGCCGCCCCAGCACTCCCGTCCCGGagaaggaggtggtggaggtTGCCGTTAGCGACAGCAGAACAACAGGTCTGCAAAAAGGCCTCGGTCCCGAAGCCACGCCCCCGAGTCAGGGCAAATCCCCGATAGGTGATGTCACGGGaacagaggattctgggagcgGTACGTGCCAGTCGGGGGACGGGGCCAGCAGCCCGGATGACGTCCCCTTCACAGTGCCTGAGGGGAAGCAGAACccagcggccattttggctgTGTCGCAAGGCTCAGTCGGACAGGGCCGCGGTCCGGAGAGGAAGTCCGCACCCTCGTTGGAGGAGGGTCACCAGGagggcgccccctgcaggggtGAGATGGTCACAGACACGGACCTCCAGAACGGAAGTCACATGGTATCCGAGACGGAGGGAGACCGCTCTGGAG AGATCTCCTCAGAGGCCCTGCAGGAGGACCCAGCGGCCAGGAAGTGTGAGAGCGTGGATGACAGGAACccgtccaatcagagcagcAGCTGTATCCTCAGCACACAAACTACGCAGACTCCCTGCTCAGAACCAGACCTCCAGACTCCAGAACAGGAAGATGCCCAGATATCCGGCGGCGTCCTGCATCCTTCACAGGAGGGCCCCTTTTCAGTGATACCCCCAGAGGCTTCTGGGAATGGTTTGTCGCAGATCAGTCCTGTCCAGGAGGAACCGGATGACGATGCAGGCAGCTCAACCCAGAATGTGCGAAAAAGCCCCAGTCCAGAAACCGCCCCCTCCAGGCTCGATGAACCCCAGACGTCGGAGGACGTCGCAGgagcagaggattctgggtgCAGCACGTGCCAGTCGGAGGATGGAGGGAGCAGCCAGGACCACGTCCCCTCCTCAGTGCCGTCACGtgcagagcaggaggaggaggaggacctaGTGCCTGCTTCAGCGACCTCACATAGCTTAGAGGAGCAGAGCAAGGGCCAGGAGAGAAGGTCTGAACCTTCCTCAGTGCCATCACGtgcagagcaggaggaggaggacgacctAGTGCCTGCTTCAGCGACCTCACATGGCTTAGAGGAGCAGAGCAAGGGCCCAGAGGGGAGGTCTGAACCCTCCTCAGGGGAGGACCACCCGGCTCCCCTCCCCAGGGGCGAGAGGCTCGGCCACCCGCACCTCCAGAACGGAAGCGTCCAGGCGACGGAGATGGAGGCAGATCTCTCTGGAGGTGCAG gctgtgctgtgattggccgggtGAGCCAGGGCTGCGCGGCAGGGCCCAGAGAGGACCAGGGCCGCGGTGGCCGGCCCGCGTGCCCGCCCACCCCCGATCTCACCGTCTGGGAGGTGGAGGTGCCAAAG CTGCTTGTGGGGAGGCTGATAGGGAAGCGGGGGCGCTACGTGAGCTTCCTGAAGCAGAGGTCCGGAGCGAAGATCCACTTTTCTCCCCGGCTGTACTCTCAGGAGTTTCAGATCTGTCACATCGAAG GGACAAAGCAGCAAGTGCACAAAGCATTGGGGCTGATTAGGAACAAGTTTGAGGAACTGGATCTGACTAATATCTACACCCCTCCTGCACCACCCAAGCTTCCCTCCTTGCCCATAACGTCCTGG CTGCTGCTTCCTGAGGAGGTGCCGGTGGAGGTTGCCGTGGTGAAGATCGTGTCGGCGGGTCACATGTTCGTGCAGCAGCCCAAGCACCCCTCTTACCCAGCACTGAGCGCGCTCGACCAGGACATGCGCCTGTGCTACTCCCAGCCAGCGCCCGGCCTGCCCTCCCCCACCGAGG TGGGCGTGGTCTGTGCTGCTCCTGGGCCGGATGGGGCGTGGTGGCGGGCGCAGGTCATCTCCTTCCACAGGGAGAGCGGCGAGGCCGAGATCCGCTACGTGGACTACGGCGGCTACCATAGAGCCAAGATGGACACCCTGCACCAGATAAG ATCAGACTTCACAAAACTGCCGTTCCAAGGAGCCGAGGTGGTATTGAGCAACGTGAAGCCCTTACCAG GAGGGGACGGCTTTTCGGCAGAGGCGAGCGCCGCGCTGGAGGAGATGACGAAAGGGGCCCCTCTGCTGGCGCAG GTGACCGGCCACAGCCGCGCCGGCGTCCCCTTCGTGCAGATGTGGAGGGCGGTCCAGGAGGAG CTGGTGTCGGTGAACCGTACTCTGGTAGACCGCGGACTCGCCGCCTGGCTGGAGAGCTCCTGA